A window of Chitinophagales bacterium contains these coding sequences:
- a CDS encoding HAD family hydrolase, translating into MKYPNPPFPSIDSSWSLFLDRDGVINYDKDGSYIFHTDEFRIYDGVPDAIATFNQHFGHVFVVTNQRGVGKRLMTEKDLSDIHEQMLQLFAQKKGHIDRIYYCTSLNNDHPDRKPNPGHAFRAAREFSINLERSIMVGNKMSDMQFGRNAGMKTVYIATTHPEVGFPHPDIDWRFDLLTDFAKALTGK; encoded by the coding sequence ATGAAGTACCCCAACCCTCCCTTCCCCTCCATCGATTCCTCCTGGAGTCTCTTTCTTGACAGGGATGGAGTAATAAACTATGATAAGGATGGATCCTATATTTTCCATACCGATGAATTCAGGATCTATGATGGAGTACCTGATGCAATTGCCACGTTTAACCAGCATTTTGGCCATGTATTTGTGGTGACCAATCAACGCGGGGTAGGAAAACGACTGATGACGGAAAAAGACCTGTCAGACATCCACGAACAGATGTTGCAACTCTTTGCCCAGAAAAAAGGTCATATTGACCGGATCTATTATTGTACCAGTTTAAACAATGATCACCCGGACCGGAAACCCAATCCGGGCCATGCCTTTCGGGCAGCCAGAGAGTTTTCCATTAACCTGGAGCGATCGATCATGGTGGGCAATAAGATGAGTGATATGCAGTTTGGCCGAAATGCAGGTATGAAAACAGTCTATATCGCCACGACCCATCCGGAAGTGGGTTTTCCCCATCCGGATATTGACTGGCGTTTTGACCTGCTAACCGATTTTGCCAAAGCTTTAACAGGTAAATGA
- a CDS encoding D-sedoheptulose 7-phosphate isomerase — protein sequence MNQIQEIISRSIDVKTALLSDESMIQKIADAVNKITAAFSQGHRLYLCGNGGSAADAQHIAAEFTGRFYTDRKALPAEALHANTSYLTAVANDYSFEDVYARMVEGTLKAGDVLIGFSTSGNSTNIVNAFAAAKKMGVLTIAFTGAGGGKLKELSDILLNIPSTDTPRIQESHILVGHIICELVEKNMFG from the coding sequence ATGAACCAAATTCAGGAGATCATATCCCGATCGATCGATGTTAAAACCGCCCTGCTGTCGGACGAATCGATGATTCAAAAGATCGCAGATGCCGTGAATAAGATCACCGCTGCCTTTTCTCAGGGGCATCGCCTTTATTTATGCGGAAATGGCGGAAGTGCAGCCGATGCACAACATATCGCCGCAGAATTCACCGGTCGTTTTTATACCGACCGAAAAGCCCTTCCGGCTGAGGCCTTACATGCCAACACCTCCTACCTCACTGCCGTGGCCAATGACTACAGTTTTGAAGATGTATATGCCCGAATGGTAGAAGGCACTTTAAAAGCAGGTGATGTATTGATCGGCTTTTCTACTTCCGGAAACTCCACCAATATCGTGAATGCGTTTGCAGCCGCGAAAAAAATGGGTGTGCTGACCATCGCTTTTACCGGTGCCGGTGGAGGAAAATTGAAAGAGCTGTCTGATATACTCTTAAATATCCCTTCAACCGATACACCAAGAATCCAGGAAAGCCATATCCTGGTTGGACATATCATTTGTGAACTGGTTGAAAAAAACATGTTTGGCTGA
- a CDS encoding glycosyltransferase family 4 protein: MTKKILIIGPAHPLRGGGMTTFNHRLAKEWLNQGYTCSICSFKLQYPGFLFPGKSQFTDEPAPPGIPIRSLINSINPFNWIKVGRQLRKEKHDIVIIRYWLPFMGPCLGTIARSIRKNHHSKIICIADNVIPHEKRFGDKPFTHYLFKACDGFVTMSDQVTQDLEKFVTHKPHIQLRHPLYDNFGEPVSEAEAKEKLGIDPSTRLLLFFGFIRSYKGLDLLLEAMSTLPPDPSIKLLIAGEFYGDEDKYRDLIQTLELNDRLILHTHFIPDHTVKYYFCAADLVVQPYRHATQSGVTPLAFNYECPTLVTNVGGLPALIESEQTGLIAEPEPYAIATAIQRFYQLGKAHFIPHLRREKEKYSWSNFISKLLSLGEK, translated from the coding sequence ATGACCAAAAAGATCCTGATCATAGGACCCGCCCACCCGCTACGTGGAGGTGGAATGACGACATTCAACCATCGCCTGGCCAAGGAGTGGCTGAACCAGGGATATACTTGTAGTATTTGTTCTTTTAAGCTTCAATACCCTGGTTTTTTATTCCCCGGCAAATCACAATTTACCGACGAGCCGGCACCACCAGGCATCCCCATCCGAAGCCTGATCAATTCCATCAATCCATTTAACTGGATCAAAGTTGGGAGGCAATTACGAAAAGAAAAGCATGATATCGTGATCATCCGGTATTGGCTGCCTTTTATGGGTCCCTGCCTGGGCACCATCGCCCGATCCATTCGAAAGAATCATCACAGCAAGATCATTTGCATCGCGGATAATGTAATCCCACATGAAAAAAGGTTTGGAGATAAACCTTTCACCCATTATTTATTTAAGGCCTGTGATGGATTTGTGACCATGAGTGATCAGGTTACACAGGATCTGGAGAAATTTGTTACCCACAAACCCCATATCCAACTCCGTCATCCATTGTATGATAATTTTGGAGAACCGGTAAGTGAAGCTGAGGCCAAGGAAAAATTAGGGATCGATCCTTCCACCCGGCTGCTTCTCTTCTTTGGTTTTATCCGGTCCTACAAGGGACTTGATCTTCTTTTGGAAGCGATGAGCACGCTCCCACCCGATCCGTCGATCAAACTTTTGATCGCCGGAGAATTCTATGGCGATGAAGATAAATACCGCGACCTGATCCAAACGCTGGAGCTCAACGATCGTCTTATCCTGCATACACATTTCATACCCGATCATACGGTAAAATATTATTTCTGTGCCGCCGATCTGGTGGTTCAGCCCTATCGCCACGCCACCCAAAGCGGTGTCACACCGCTGGCCTTTAATTACGAGTGCCCCACTCTGGTAACCAATGTTGGAGGTCTGCCGGCGCTGATCGAATCCGAGCAAACCGGACTTATCGCCGAACCCGAACCCTATGCCATTGCCACAGCCATCCAACGGTTCTACCAATTAGGCAAAGCGCATTTTATTCCCCATCTTCGCAGGGAAAAAGAGAAATACAGTTGGTCAAATTTTATCAGCAAGCTATTATCGCTTGGTGAAAAATGA
- a CDS encoding glycosyltransferase family 2 protein — protein MDVSLVIPLYNEEESLPELCTWIERVVTENGLSYEIILVDDGSNDRSWEVIQTLHQKNPQVKGISFQRNYGKSAALNEGFREAQGEVVITMDADLQDSPDEIPELVRMVRQDGFDLVSGWKKKRYDNTLTKNIPSKFFNAVTRRVSKVKLHDFNCGLKAYRQKVIKSIEVYGEMHRYIPVIAKWAGFKKIGEKVVEHRARKYGVTKFGWERFVNGFLDLLSITFVGKFSKRPMHFFGLWGTIFFLVGFGFSSYLVISKLIDYSFAITSRPGFYIALTALVVGAQLFLTGFLAELVARNSPGRNSYLIESKTGLS, from the coding sequence ATGGATGTTTCGCTCGTCATACCCCTTTACAACGAAGAAGAATCGTTGCCCGAACTCTGCACCTGGATCGAACGGGTGGTGACAGAGAATGGACTCTCCTATGAGATCATCCTCGTGGATGATGGCAGCAATGACCGCTCCTGGGAAGTGATCCAAACCCTTCATCAGAAGAACCCACAGGTCAAGGGGATCAGTTTTCAGCGAAACTATGGCAAGTCAGCAGCGCTCAATGAAGGGTTCCGGGAAGCCCAGGGAGAAGTGGTCATAACCATGGATGCTGACCTGCAGGACAGCCCGGATGAAATACCCGAATTAGTACGAATGGTTCGCCAGGATGGTTTTGACCTGGTGAGCGGCTGGAAGAAAAAGCGTTATGACAACACGCTGACCAAAAATATTCCTTCCAAGTTCTTCAATGCAGTTACACGCAGGGTTTCCAAGGTAAAATTGCATGACTTTAATTGCGGACTTAAAGCCTACCGGCAAAAAGTCATCAAGAGTATTGAAGTATATGGCGAAATGCACCGGTACATCCCCGTTATAGCTAAATGGGCCGGGTTTAAGAAGATCGGCGAAAAAGTGGTTGAGCACCGGGCCAGAAAATACGGGGTCACCAAGTTTGGCTGGGAACGTTTTGTAAACGGTTTTCTCGATCTGCTGTCCATCACCTTTGTGGGCAAGTTTTCCAAGCGGCCCATGCATTTCTTTGGTTTATGGGGTACGATATTCTTTTTGGTGGGTTTTGGATTCTCCAGCTATCTGGTTATCTCCAAGCTCATCGATTATAGTTTCGCAATCACCAGCCGGCCTGGTTTCTATATTGCCCTTACCGCTTTGGTGGTGGGAGCACAGTTATTTCTCACCGGATTTTTGGCTGAATTGGTAGCCCGGAATTCACCCGGACGTAATTCCTACCTGATTGAAAGCAAGACTGGTTTATCATGA
- a CDS encoding DUF4199 domain-containing protein: MQETKPISHLVAGAILGALLVVYSIVLYFLDQMQNQTLGYLSYVILIGGLIFFIHQYAKSKDNQVTFGNLFSYGFKATAIVILIMLVFVIGFNMAFPEFKDQILQTMREKMEEDGKTTDDQIETAVNMFSRNYILFAAIGTVIGMAILGAIGSLIGAAVTKKKPVNPMDQMSI; this comes from the coding sequence ATGCAAGAAACTAAACCCATCAGCCATCTTGTGGCCGGTGCCATTCTGGGAGCTTTGCTCGTAGTGTATAGTATCGTTCTATATTTCCTCGACCAGATGCAAAATCAGACATTGGGTTATTTATCCTATGTGATCTTGATCGGGGGATTGATCTTCTTTATTCACCAGTATGCCAAGTCGAAAGATAACCAGGTCACCTTTGGTAACCTGTTCTCTTATGGTTTCAAGGCCACCGCGATCGTTATCCTGATCATGTTGGTTTTTGTCATTGGTTTTAATATGGCTTTCCCGGAGTTCAAAGACCAAATTCTCCAAACCATGCGGGAGAAAATGGAAGAAGACGGAAAAACCACGGATGACCAGATCGAAACGGCCGTCAATATGTTTAGTCGGAACTACATCTTGTTTGCCGCCATTGGTACGGTGATCGGTATGGCAATTTTAGGCGCTATCGGTTCCCTGATCGGTGCGGCGGTTACGAAGAAGAAACCGGTGAACCCGATGGATCAAATGAGTATCTAA
- a CDS encoding dihydroorotase: MKLLIKNARIVDPLSPFNGQTQDIFIENGLIRQIGSAIQTKADQEISIENLCISPGWVDVFSHFGDPGQEYKETIETGAAAAAAGGYTDVFLLPNTNPVVDSKGQVEYLRQRSATQPVNLHPIGAVTRQTEGKDLAEMYDMRASGAIAFSDGIRSIQSAGLLVKALQYIKAFGGIIIQLPDDQSISPHGLMNEGVVSTSLGLAGKPAMAEELIVARDIKLARYTESKLHLTAISTAKSVEYVNRGKASGIQLSCSVTPYHLYLNEESLQEYDTNLKVNPPIRTEADRLRLIEAVKDGTVDCIATHHLPHEADSKVSEFEYARNGMTGLETAFSVLNTVIPNEPERWVRLLSSQPRALFGLPALSIEEGQKATLTLFDPEKEWTYTLSQKRSRSQNSPFLGKTLRGKVWGIINKDQLILNP; this comes from the coding sequence ATGAAGCTCCTCATTAAGAACGCTCGAATCGTTGATCCCCTCTCACCATTCAACGGACAAACCCAGGATATTTTTATTGAAAATGGCCTGATCCGACAAATTGGCTCTGCTATTCAAACCAAGGCCGACCAGGAGATCAGTATAGAGAACCTGTGTATTTCTCCAGGCTGGGTAGATGTTTTCTCCCACTTTGGGGATCCGGGGCAGGAATACAAAGAAACGATCGAAACCGGAGCCGCCGCCGCAGCAGCAGGTGGTTACACCGATGTTTTTCTCCTCCCAAATACCAATCCGGTAGTGGACAGTAAAGGTCAGGTCGAATACCTGCGCCAACGATCAGCCACACAACCGGTCAACCTCCATCCGATCGGGGCCGTAACCCGGCAGACCGAGGGTAAGGACCTGGCCGAAATGTATGATATGCGTGCCAGCGGTGCCATCGCCTTTAGTGATGGAATACGGTCTATTCAATCAGCCGGATTATTGGTAAAAGCCCTTCAGTATATCAAAGCCTTTGGTGGCATCATCATCCAGTTACCCGATGACCAGAGTATCAGCCCGCATGGACTGATGAATGAGGGGGTGGTATCTACTTCCCTGGGTTTGGCAGGTAAACCGGCCATGGCCGAGGAATTGATCGTGGCAAGGGATATTAAACTGGCCCGGTATACGGAATCAAAACTTCATTTAACGGCCATAAGCACAGCCAAGTCAGTAGAATATGTGAACCGGGGTAAGGCTTCGGGGATTCAGCTTAGCTGCTCCGTCACACCCTACCACCTCTACTTAAATGAGGAATCATTACAGGAATATGATACCAACTTAAAGGTAAATCCACCGATCCGGACGGAGGCTGATCGTCTGCGTTTGATCGAAGCGGTAAAAGACGGTACCGTGGATTGTATTGCCACCCACCATTTGCCCCATGAAGCCGATAGCAAGGTCAGTGAATTTGAATATGCCCGGAACGGAATGACCGGTCTGGAAACCGCTTTTTCTGTCCTGAACACCGTCATCCCCAACGAACCTGAACGCTGGGTGCGACTGCTTAGCTCCCAACCAAGAGCCTTGTTCGGTTTACCCGCCCTGTCCATCGAGGAAGGCCAAAAAGCGACCCTCACCTTGTTTGATCCGGAGAAGGAATGGACCTATACCCTGTCGCAAAAAAGATCCAGGTCACAGAACTCTCCCTTTTTGGGAAAAACCCTTCGGGGAAAAGTATGGGGGATTATTAATAAAGACCAGCTAATTTTGAATCCTTAA
- a CDS encoding glycosyltransferase translates to MIKNRNFVCLSTSEWGGNYAKTIVELMSVLARENKVLYVDYQFTLKDMAMALIGKSQAPVSRMLGWKRRLQEVQTSDHHTVFLLTPPPIIPVAFLPDGGLYRLLLRINGRIIAHSVKKAIRRTNMQDNLIHINAFNPAMGEVTAFRFGEKQLIYHCYDEIEAAAWLKKHGGKHERVFMKQAHAVITTSEGLYRKKSPLTNRCFLVKNAVNFDLFNTGFVDRTPAREKRIGYIGSIDDRLDYTLLEHLFTSLPDYQFDFVGRHDYEKGRRLLQQFPNVKLHGPHPVTALPGFLRAFTAGIIPFAINDFNKGIYPLKINEYLAAGLPVVMTHFAIVEEFRPVASIAENKEDFRTLLIKEITENTSEKQEARIKFAAENSWEARVEQISGIVLQLDQELR, encoded by the coding sequence ATGATCAAGAACCGGAATTTTGTTTGCTTATCCACCTCGGAATGGGGCGGAAATTATGCAAAGACGATCGTTGAACTAATGTCTGTACTGGCCAGGGAAAACAAGGTCCTGTATGTAGACTATCAATTTACCCTCAAGGATATGGCCATGGCCCTGATCGGTAAAAGTCAGGCGCCTGTATCCCGGATGTTAGGCTGGAAGAGAAGATTGCAAGAGGTTCAAACATCTGATCATCACACCGTTTTTTTGCTCACCCCTCCACCCATCATTCCTGTCGCTTTTCTTCCCGACGGGGGATTATACCGGTTATTGCTTCGTATCAATGGAAGGATCATTGCGCATTCAGTTAAAAAGGCGATCCGTCGGACAAATATGCAGGATAACCTTATTCATATCAATGCCTTTAACCCGGCAATGGGGGAGGTAACCGCTTTTCGTTTTGGTGAAAAACAACTGATCTACCATTGCTATGATGAGATCGAAGCAGCCGCCTGGTTGAAAAAGCATGGAGGAAAACATGAGCGGGTATTCATGAAGCAGGCCCATGCCGTGATCACGACCTCAGAAGGATTATACAGAAAAAAATCGCCATTGACCAACCGGTGTTTCCTGGTTAAAAATGCCGTGAATTTTGATCTGTTCAATACGGGTTTTGTCGATCGTACACCAGCCAGGGAAAAACGAATCGGATACATTGGAAGCATTGATGACCGTCTGGATTATACACTGCTGGAACATCTGTTTACTTCCCTTCCCGATTACCAATTTGATTTTGTCGGACGACACGACTATGAAAAAGGCAGGAGGCTGCTCCAACAATTTCCCAATGTGAAATTGCATGGGCCGCATCCCGTAACTGCATTACCGGGTTTCCTGCGTGCCTTTACAGCCGGAATCATTCCATTTGCCATCAATGATTTCAATAAAGGTATCTACCCGTTAAAGATCAATGAATACCTCGCAGCCGGATTGCCTGTGGTGATGACCCATTTTGCCATCGTGGAGGAGTTTCGTCCCGTTGCCTCTATTGCAGAAAACAAAGAAGATTTTCGCACCTTACTGATAAAAGAAATTACTGAGAATACTTCCGAAAAACAGGAAGCAAGGATCAAATTTGCGGCCGAGAATTCCTGGGAAGCGAGAGTAGAGCAGATCTCCGGAATCGTTCTTCAGTTGGATCAGGAGCTCCGTTGA
- a CDS encoding glycosyltransferase: MTYLETIQWIIRLFTYISFVGIGIFLLIPPILLLLYLIVGRKKEKVNTSAAITDFGIIVTAHEDIRFIDPIVRSLLQQHYPTFHIYVVADQCDPARLPIYPGLPVSLLRPDQAINSKVKSIRYAISHFVRRHQALVIFDVDNLVHPDFLKEVNHLFQQGYKAVQADFRAKNLNTPFARMDAIGDLYNFFVDREARASIGLSAAIWGSGIAVDLDIYESVTYSDDLGGFDKKLQLHIIQKAGAIGFTTRGFLYDEKISSGVALERQRTRWMSSQFKYFKVALGLLGRSMLRFNPDHFFFALNALRPPLVIQFGVFLLVILLNLVVGQFALAGIATGVLILYAVSFYLIVGIRSRWNKEIMGTFLLLPAFAARQFAALLKIKQARKSFLKTQQEQVMYIEDVKDPVQRSS; the protein is encoded by the coding sequence ATGACCTATCTCGAAACCATACAATGGATCATTCGATTATTTACCTATATCTCCTTTGTAGGTATCGGAATTTTTTTACTCATCCCACCGATACTCCTGCTCTTATACCTGATTGTTGGGCGTAAGAAAGAGAAGGTGAATACCTCTGCAGCAATCACCGATTTTGGAATCATTGTAACGGCACATGAAGACATCCGTTTCATCGATCCGATCGTTCGCTCTCTCCTTCAACAGCATTATCCCACTTTTCATATCTATGTAGTAGCCGACCAATGTGATCCTGCCCGGTTACCGATATACCCCGGATTGCCCGTGAGTTTACTCAGGCCCGACCAGGCTATTAATTCAAAGGTTAAATCCATCCGTTACGCGATCAGCCATTTTGTTCGGCGTCATCAGGCCCTGGTGATCTTTGATGTGGACAATCTTGTCCACCCGGATTTTCTTAAGGAAGTAAACCATCTGTTTCAGCAAGGATACAAAGCGGTGCAAGCTGATTTTCGGGCAAAGAACCTCAATACCCCTTTTGCCCGTATGGATGCCATTGGTGATTTGTACAACTTCTTTGTAGACCGCGAAGCGAGGGCTTCGATCGGACTATCAGCGGCTATTTGGGGATCAGGGATCGCTGTTGACCTGGATATTTATGAATCTGTCACTTACTCCGACGATCTTGGTGGGTTTGACAAGAAATTGCAATTACACATCATTCAAAAAGCCGGTGCGATAGGATTTACCACCAGGGGATTTCTCTATGATGAAAAGATAAGCAGTGGCGTAGCCCTGGAAAGACAGCGCACCCGATGGATGAGTTCGCAATTCAAATATTTTAAAGTGGCGCTTGGCTTGCTTGGGCGGTCAATGCTCCGGTTCAACCCGGATCATTTCTTTTTTGCCCTCAATGCCCTTCGTCCCCCATTGGTGATACAGTTTGGTGTATTCTTATTGGTGATCCTATTAAATCTGGTTGTTGGGCAATTTGCGTTAGCCGGTATCGCCACTGGTGTACTTATCTTATATGCGGTGAGTTTTTACCTGATTGTTGGAATTCGTAGCCGGTGGAACAAAGAAATCATGGGAACCTTTTTATTGCTTCCGGCCTTTGCTGCCAGACAATTTGCTGCCCTGTTAAAGATCAAACAGGCGCGCAAGTCTTTTCTTAAAACACAACAGGAGCAGGTGATGTATATAGAGGATGTAAAGGATCCGGTTCAACGGAGCTCCTGA
- a CDS encoding methyltransferase domain-containing protein encodes MKQEFERIADIKRLDFIVKSLREHLPENAVVLDVGCGNGVISRGLGRHGFNVLGIDISEKTIANARSLNDLPNVRFEVMSAEQLSVSETKYHAVVCSEVLEHLNQPDQLLKVIHASLHDTGVVIVTVPNGKGPREVFVTKPVQRMQKKNNWIWRMTSKIKSGLGYKGTTVQSAADDLSHIQFFTKKTLEDLAGKTRFQIIRFGKTNFIEDVFPFSLVTKRLKFLQKWDCQVAEVLPLSWNGGFVTVWKKKAGDLSVA; translated from the coding sequence ATGAAACAGGAATTTGAACGTATCGCCGATATCAAACGATTGGATTTTATTGTAAAGTCCCTCAGAGAGCACCTACCCGAAAACGCCGTCGTATTGGATGTCGGTTGTGGAAATGGGGTGATCTCCCGTGGACTTGGCCGACACGGTTTCAATGTTCTCGGTATAGATATCAGTGAAAAAACAATTGCCAATGCCCGTTCGCTCAATGATCTGCCCAACGTGCGTTTTGAAGTAATGAGCGCTGAACAACTTTCAGTAAGCGAAACAAAATACCATGCGGTGGTTTGTAGTGAAGTACTCGAACACCTCAACCAACCTGACCAACTGCTTAAAGTTATTCATGCCTCCCTGCATGATACCGGTGTAGTGATCGTTACCGTCCCCAATGGCAAAGGCCCCCGTGAAGTATTTGTGACCAAACCGGTTCAACGGATGCAGAAAAAGAACAATTGGATATGGCGGATGACAAGCAAGATCAAATCCGGACTCGGATATAAAGGCACCACGGTACAATCCGCCGCCGACGACCTCTCGCATATCCAGTTTTTTACCAAAAAAACACTTGAAGACCTGGCTGGAAAAACCCGGTTTCAGATCATCCGCTTTGGCAAAACAAATTTCATCGAAGATGTATTTCCCTTTTCATTGGTGACAAAACGACTTAAGTTCCTGCAAAAATGGGATTGCCAGGTAGCGGAAGTACTCCCCCTTTCGTGGAATGGTGGCTTTGTAACGGTATGGAAAAAGAAAGCCGGTGATCTTTCGGTGGCATGA
- a CDS encoding glycosyltransferase family 4 protein — protein sequence MKSAKKIKVLECIRQGKIGGGESHLLSLVENMDRDRFEPVVLSFTPGPMVDRLQELGVRTHIIHSEKPFDFSVWKKVRKLLEQEQVDLVHAHGTRANSNVLGPARKLKLPVIYTIHGWSFHNDQPIWVRNLRAWGEKYLTRRSTLNISVSRSNQETGYQHFRGFKSTVINNGIDPKKFNPDAGYPDIRDSLGIPSQAVLCSFIARFTHQKQPLVMIRAFEKVASSHPALYLLLVGDGELKEEMEKAIAQSPVRNRIVLSPPRSDIPALLAATDIFVLPSLWEGLPIALLEAMAMGKAIIATAADGTREIMIHEENGYLIPIEGLEENLATSLDKVALDPELRKKIGTGARATITEKFDAGKMTRQVEKVYTEILEIK from the coding sequence ATGAAATCGGCAAAAAAAATAAAAGTGCTTGAATGTATCCGCCAGGGTAAGATCGGTGGGGGTGAATCCCATCTGCTCAGCCTGGTGGAGAATATGGACCGGGATCGGTTTGAACCGGTGGTGCTTTCCTTTACCCCGGGCCCTATGGTGGACCGGTTACAGGAATTAGGCGTCCGAACCCATATTATACATTCGGAAAAGCCCTTTGATTTTTCGGTTTGGAAAAAGGTGAGAAAATTATTGGAGCAGGAACAGGTTGACCTGGTTCATGCACATGGCACAAGGGCTAATTCAAATGTTTTAGGCCCAGCCCGGAAGCTGAAGCTGCCGGTCATCTATACCATTCATGGCTGGTCATTTCACAATGATCAACCCATATGGGTAAGAAACCTGAGGGCCTGGGGCGAGAAATATCTCACCCGTCGTTCCACATTGAATATTTCGGTTTCCCGATCCAATCAGGAAACGGGGTACCAGCATTTTCGCGGTTTTAAGTCAACGGTGATCAATAACGGCATCGATCCAAAGAAATTCAATCCGGATGCCGGTTATCCGGATATCAGAGACTCGTTGGGAATTCCTTCCCAGGCGGTACTCTGTAGTTTTATTGCCCGTTTCACCCATCAAAAGCAACCGCTAGTGATGATCCGGGCTTTTGAAAAAGTGGCCAGCTCCCACCCCGCTCTCTACCTTTTATTGGTAGGTGACGGAGAGTTAAAAGAGGAAATGGAAAAGGCAATTGCCCAATCCCCGGTCCGGAACAGGATCGTCCTGTCTCCGCCCCGCTCGGATATTCCAGCCTTGTTGGCCGCTACGGATATTTTTGTTCTTCCTTCCCTTTGGGAGGGTTTACCCATCGCGCTTTTGGAAGCTATGGCTATGGGGAAAGCGATCATTGCCACAGCGGCGGATGGTACCCGGGAGATTATGATACATGAGGAAAACGGTTACCTGATCCCGATTGAAGGACTTGAGGAGAACCTGGCCACCTCGCTGGATAAGGTAGCGTTAGATCCTGAGCTTAGAAAAAAGATCGGGACGGGAGCAAGGGCAACGATCACCGAAAAATTCGATGCCGGAAAAATGACCCGGCAAGTAGAAAAAGTATATACAGAAATCTTGGAAATAAAGTAA
- a CDS encoding NAD-dependent epimerase/dehydratase family protein, with protein sequence MSQYVLVTGGAGFIGSHVVKHCLDMNFKVVVLDDLSGGFEDHIPEGAHFVKGSITDAALVEKLFNEYSFTYVYHLAAYAAEGLSHFIRNFNYNNNLIGSINLINQSIIHKVKCFVFTSSIAVYGKGQLPMTEEMTPVPEDPYGVSKYAVELDLKAAHEMFGLNYVVFRPHNVYGENQNIGDKYRNVIGIFMNQIMQGKKLTIFGDGTQTRAFSYIDDVAIPITKCVNIPEAYNQVFNIGADKPYTVNELAEVVCAEFGVAPDINYLTARNEVLHAYSDHTKAHHVFGDPTGIDLKEGIARMAAWARRVGARQSQEFGNIEITEKLPDGWQVLTKSKTPA encoded by the coding sequence ATGAGCCAATATGTACTTGTAACAGGTGGTGCCGGATTCATTGGATCCCATGTGGTGAAGCATTGCCTGGATATGAATTTTAAAGTGGTGGTGCTGGACGACCTGAGTGGTGGTTTTGAGGACCATATTCCTGAAGGCGCCCATTTTGTGAAAGGCAGTATCACGGATGCTGCGCTGGTAGAAAAACTTTTCAATGAGTATTCCTTTACCTACGTATATCACCTTGCCGCCTATGCGGCAGAAGGGCTTTCTCATTTTATCCGCAATTTTAATTATAACAATAACCTGATCGGTAGTATAAACCTGATCAATCAGTCAATCATCCACAAGGTGAAGTGTTTTGTTTTCACTTCTTCGATCGCGGTGTACGGAAAAGGTCAGTTGCCTATGACCGAAGAAATGACCCCTGTGCCGGAAGATCCCTATGGCGTTTCCAAATATGCCGTGGAACTCGACCTCAAAGCCGCGCATGAAATGTTTGGGTTGAATTATGTGGTCTTCCGCCCGCATAATGTGTATGGAGAAAACCAGAATATTGGCGACAAGTACAGGAATGTGATCGGTATTTTCATGAACCAGATCATGCAGGGTAAAAAACTTACCATTTTTGGAGATGGCACACAAACACGTGCCTTTAGTTATATTGATGATGTGGCCATTCCGATCACCAAATGTGTGAATATTCCCGAAGCGTATAATCAGGTATTCAATATTGGCGCTGATAAACCATATACGGTTAACGAACTGGCCGAGGTAGTATGTGCAGAATTTGGTGTAGCACCCGATATCAACTATCTCACTGCCCGTAATGAGGTTCTGCATGCCTATTCCGATCATACCAAGGCTCATCATGTATTTGGTGATCCTACCGGTATTGACCTGAAAGAAGGTATTGCACGTATGGCTGCCTGGGCAAGAAGAGTAGGTGCTCGTCAGAGCCAGGAATTTGGAAACATTGAGATCACGGAGAAACTGCCCGATGGCTGGCAGGTTCTGACCAAATCCAAAACACCGGCCTGA